The DNA region TCAATTTCTTCTTGcaaatttttctggaaaaaaaaaaatagtttaaattaatTCTATTCAGTTGGCTGGTTTCAGAGCATCTGTGTCTGAAATAATATTTGGAAAGAATTTCAGGTCAAGAACTTTCTAAACTTGGACATGCAGCTAAATGACACTGATAATTAGATCTGAGACAAAAGTCTAATTCAGGTCCATACTTATTTAATCACAGAATAAGTCATGATTGTTTCTCAGCTTTGCTAGTCTAAAAACTGAAGCagctaaaagaaaattaattcttaaattaCCATAGCCTAATAAAGAAAGAAGTACATACAAAGACTTCTGTAAACGTGTACCATGAGCTTGCCTGCCTTCTAACACAATCTGTCCCATCAAAACACACAAAATCACCAATAGTTAAGAGTAACAGCCTACAGTCAAAATCTGGCAGTTTTCACTATGAAGCCTCTAGGGCTAAACTTTGGAAGAGAAGAGCAAGACACAGCCATTTTGCCCACAGATGGCATACCCATTAACATGTTGACTTCAGGAGCAAAGACAAACACTTAGTTTTAGCAATGTTATTCTTTTAGAAGTCTAGccaatggttctcaaagtgtggcccTCTGCCCAGTATTGGGGCAAAAATCACctggaattattaaaaatacaaattctaaGGCCTTACCCCAGGTCTCATGAGTTagaatttctttgtgttgggCTCAACAACATCAATTTTTTACAAATCCGTGGGAGATTCTAATTCTAAAGCCTGCTAAAAGTTTGAAAGCAACTATTACAAGACAAAAACTAGAaatagccagatgcagtggccaTGTCCCTAATttcagcaacctgggaggctgcagcaggaggatcaagagtttgagaccagcctaggcaacttagggagaccctctcaaaataaaaaagcctggggttgtagcttagtggtacaacatccctggatttgattcccagtaacacacacacacacacacacacacacacacacacacaaatagaaacAAGACATGTAcctattaaaaaagagaaaatttccatATCAGAAAATCCAATCAACCAAATAAGACAGAAGATTATTTTTAGATTACAAGTCCATCATATCCCCCTTTCCTCAAAACCCTCTGCTCTAAGATGGGGTGGACAAATGATAGCCCACAGGCCAATCCAGCCCGAAGCTCGTTTCTATAAAGTTTCACTGCAGCACAGTCGTGCAAATTCATTTACCCATCTTATTTTCACAGGTTTATTGGATGTGGCTTTAATGCTTGTTTAGGCATATAAACAAGGAAGATTATCAATTTAAGTAATATTCAAGTTAATAAAGCTAAAGTTGAGGAAATGTTCGAATGCCCTTGGCTTCTCACACGCTAACTCTGTGGCTGTTTCTCATCCATCGACAGCTGAGGGCATGCAAGTTAGTGAGCAACTGCACTTAACGCAGCCTTGTCTCAAGCAGTGCTAAAGAGCCCACACTCTGGCCCAGTCAGTACAGGTCTCTGATCATttcctcaaaataattttctaaatgtaaaCAAAGATTTATGTGTAAGAATGCTCACTATGACAATAGTATGACAAAATATCAGAGACAAGTTGATATTAACAAGAGCAGTAAGCTAAATTAATGTCCAACTATTCGGTATTAAAGATGGTAGTAAATAAGTCACAGAAAATGACATAAGTCTGCCTGAGTCCAAGAAGGTTCCCAATgaacatgtgctaggtgagtaacCTTAACCAAAGTGTGGAGCAAAACTACACAGAGAATGAGGAAAAGAACAAGATACATAAGCATGTTCCCTATGGATGGTCACCTCTGGACAGTGGGATTACAGGAAGTTTCTCTTTTGTGCTTTATAATGTGCTGTACTTTCTAAATACTTTCAGTTAGGAGAAAATTCCAGTGTCAGAAGACCACTGTTTACATGTCACTATGAATAAATACTGTAACCTCTCCAAGCCTCTATTTCTCTTCCAAATTGGGATAAAAATGGATCATCATTAAGATTAAGTAAAATTATGCTGGCAAAGCATTGAGAGCCTGCCTGGGATGGTATAACACCCTTAATGTTACTTAACATCCATTATTTTCCTCCACCCAAAATTACATGTTCTTTAAAGTGATATAAGTCCTAATTTAAGAATTAGACCTTGTCACCCAGGGAAAGACTCCCACATACCTTTGCTTCCTCTAACATTTCCTGTGTTTCCTCTTGAGAATGGCTAATGAAAACATCCCCAATTTGATAAGGTATCATTAAACAGTCATCATCTGCAAGCATGATGTCATCACAGGCATCTTCTAAATTTTGGAGTTGTTTCTATAAGTGCAAAAGTGAACAGCAATGAAAATGTCTCAAGATTCCCCAACAGAACTAAAAGCCAGGTTCAATATGGGGACACCAACTTTCTGAGGGGCTCTTTCACAAAGGTatcaccacacaaaaaataaaactaaactctTACCCTTAGATGACACCTCACCTGGAATCACTGAGGAGCCAACACATCGTCCTCTGGGTGTTTCCAGACTGCTATGAGCACCCTACCCTACGTGGACTGCCGGTATCTGAGATCACTCAACACTTCCACTTTAAACAATTCCCCGCTGGTGAAGCCTGCCTTCTCAcaagaaccaaacaaaaaaacaggaaacaaatctACCTTTCTCAGCCTTGCTTGCTGAGATGGGGGCTGGGGGGAATAATAGCTTAATCTCCACCAATGGAATGCACATGAACTGGACATTTTGAGAAAGCTGCAGGAGAAGCTGGGCACAGGCCTCAGGGACATGGGGTTGCTGTAGCAGCAGCTCGGTGCTCCTCCTCACCAAGGAGGCTGCTGGCTCTCGGGTCAGTGGAGAAAAAGCAGTTTCGTCCCTGGTCAAGTTCTCTCAGACACAGTTCTAGACCCAAGGCCCTCACCAATTCTGTTCTCTCACATcccttaaaaaaaatgactttctaCTTAGGGTAGACTGTGTTGCCGATAACAAAAGCCCACAGAGATATACTTAACTGtgctcaacttttaaaaataaacaactttttatttttctgaaataagacaaataccttttttacttctatttcttcctttagttCTGTGATTCTGCTTGTATTCCGGGcaaatttgtttatcttttgcTGGTCTTCAAAAGTAACATTGACATCTTCTGCAGcctgaaaaaaagttttcaattttttgtaGAATTTTAATGAAGAAGTTATAGATTAgcttattttactaaaatatcaATAAACTATCCTAATGTAGTCCCGAATCATAAAACGTATAGAATATCACAAATGCCTTAGTCTTTGCTCCATGAGCTTAAAATTTGTTcataaatctataaatattttaacattacaGAAAATAATGCCTAACTTGTATACATTCCAAATATAAACAACATTTAGTAagtcagaaaaaagaaacagctcATCTTTGGCCAATAGTAGACTTTCCCAAGGCAGAATACTCTGTCATCAAGATAACCCAGGAAGCAAAAAATATCTATGGTCAAATAATGTTAATGCCTCATATTAGATTTTTCCCCCATAGAGTTAAAACGTGTATAAGCATATTGTTAAGATCATAAATATGAGAGTCTCTAGTTTTTAATCAAACTGATATTCAATGGTTATACCCTGTACatagtaaaaattatattataatgtAAAGCTTGTTTATATATCTTCATAAGACACAGTTCACTATAAAATGATAAagattaaatgtttataaaatgataaaaatccaaagcttaatatttaaaaacttagcATATAATGTGATTAAATCTACAAATAAAGAGTGCTTGGATGTCATAAAGCATAAAGTACTAAAGCTAACAGCTGACACTGATTGAGCCCTTACTATACACCAAGAACTTTCTAGGCATTTGATCATCTCTACTAATTCTCCAACCAGTGTTAATAAGGGGGATTGTCACTGCTATTTCACAGGTGGGAAAACTGGCACAGAATTTAAATAACTGGCCCGAAGTCACACAGCCAGAAAATAAAGGAGTCTGATTTTTACCAAGGCAGCCTGGTCCCAAAAGTCCAAGACATGCCTGTGGGCTCTAAGAATTGGAATGCAAAAGTATACGCGTAtattgtgtgcacatgtgtacatGAGTTTCTGCATACTTAGAAGAGGCAGCCGGAAGTTCCTGGATTTCATCAGGTTCTCAAATGGGCTctatatattaagaaataaaattaaataccaGACTCTCCTTAGAGATTCCTTTATAAACAGGTGCTCTTATTATAAAGGACTAACAATGTATGGTATAAAAATAGTTGTTACTGAAGCTACATTATTATATCTATTAGCACATATAGTTTATCATAACTATATAATAAATGCAGCTTCATAAGGATTACCAGTTTTATTGccaatgaaagaagaaagaaatgagttcACAATATCCACACTCCATCCTTTGTCTCTTGTGACCCAtgacataaaacataaaacttttatTCTCCAGTACTTGAAAGTCAACCTGTAGTCTCAAGCAAGACGGCTCAGTGGCCAGAATATAAAGGCAGAAACCAGAATTGAGCCCTCCCTTTTATTAGGCTTTCTTCCCAATAAGCCATTTCACATGCATTAGACCCACCACCAGATTCCAAGCACATCCTAAGAAATCCCTTACATCATGATTATGTAGCTTTCTGAGTGTTCAACCCCACACAGTTTTTATAAAGTGGGAAACATGAAGCTATACTAAAGAAACCACAGGAACACCTATAAGCAGGTGTCTTGGCATTTAAGTAATCCTCGCTATATTAGAACTACTAATTTCCTACGCAGAGAATAGAGAATCCTAGAGCTCCTGCTTGCCTAAAAAGTTTATGCCATTTTAGTTAAATACTGAGCTCCAGAacatttcatatgtatttatagCTGTGTTTGCTATCATGAGGATTTTAAAGGGTAATTCATGTAAAAGTACGTAGGAGAGCTGCCTGACACAAGTAAAGCTAATGGTTTCTGAATATGAATCTAAATCATGATGAATCAGACTCAAATATACGTGTACACATGGGCTTCTGAACACTTAAAAAAGTGAAAGTGCTGCAGAGAACTTGGTTACTGCTCTTTTCAAAACAGACATTTCCTGCTATAGACCCATAAAAAGGCAAGCACCATAAGGCACTTAGACCCTGGTGCACAACTCCTAACAGGGGCTCTCCCACCAGGGTTCAGGGCTGCAACTGGTGTGTCAAAAGGGTATATACCAATGTTACTGTACACTGCCCTGTGGGGTGGTTCACAGCAGGGGTAAGTCACACCTTCAATGGTCAGGGGCAGTGGCTTCTGATTGTACAATGCTATTCTAGAACACTTCTATGTTTCCTGAACCTGCATTTTGGCAGAAAAGGTAATgcttttttttggttccagggactgaacccatggtgctcaaccactgagccacacctccagcccatttttattttttatttagagacagggtttcactaacttgctgaggctggctttgaattcctgatcctcctgcctcagcctcccaagctgctgggattacagaagtgcgccactgtgcctggctgagagAGAATAATTCTTAATTGGGGCCCAAAACATTGAGAAGTAAATTTACTCCTGAAACTGTATGCAAAGTGGCATGCATATTAATGTGCATCCTTCTTGCAAGCAGTCTTGGTAGCTTTCACAGATTTTCAAAGGGATCCACAATCCCAAAAGGTTAGAACACTTCCTTAAGAGAAACCAAATGTAGTTACTGCCAGTGTTGCGATTTTCTAGTACTCAAAGCAGCACAGAGTGGAGGAAAGTCATAGTGGATGCCAATACACCCAAGCAGGAACTTTAGGTAAATCATTCAATTCTCTTGACACCACCTCAGATTTGTCATCTCTAAAATGAGAAGCTAGTTCTACCTTACAGGGATGATGAAATGAGTACTGAgcacagggactggggatgtagtcaCTGTTCAATAAATGATAGCTAAGCACTTTACCTCCTGAACACTATTTAGCCAAACTCACTACAAAGAACAGATGCAGGTATAGAAGGAAATCCTGCTAGGCCTAAGAGAAATATGACTGCTCAGGGTTCAAGGGAAAATTAAAATTCCCCAACCTCTGATTATACTCTTATCTTTAAGAGTTACTATTTTATGGGATTCTAGGAGGAAGTGAACCATGCTCAATCATGCTCTGCACTGAGTTTGAGTAGTGACAGCTGAGACCCCAGAAAGAAAATGGACAGTTTCAGTcggtttttactttttaaaggtaTCTACCAAGACTCTGTATGTGATTTTTGCTTTGTACTTTCAAGCACACAGTCATGAATTTAACAATTATTTAGTAGTATTTCCTATGTGCCAGCCACTGTGACAAGAGAGCTTCAACCCTGCCCTCATTAATACCTGCCAGCTTTCatttggtggggggaggtggcAAAAGACAAGATGAACAAGATGATGCTCAATGGCAATAACCATGCTGGTGACAATAAATAGTGTAGGGGTGGAAATCTTCACTGTTGGCACTATTTAACCACGTGCTCTGATCTCCCTGATTCTAGCCTTCATCTCGCAAGCCCTTTCCCTCCACAGTTCTCATCAGAGATGGAAAGTTCAGCTTCCTGTGTGACTACTGGCTGCCTCTCCCCCAAGAGTTCACCCCACTGGGAGGACACAGAAATAAGAACTTCTTAATGCCCACACTGTTGCCTACATCATTTAAAATTGAGACTGTGTCATATCACATGctcaaaaaaatttattcaatgaATGAAAGAGGGAAAAGGTTGGTAATCTGTCCAAGGTTCAAATCATTCTTCTACCATTTTCTCAATGTTCTCATAGTCTCTGTACTACCTTCCATATCTGTACAACAGGAATGAACTACAACCAGTGTCTTCCAAGGAATTAAAGGCCATATGACCAGGGAGGATGCAACTTAACAAAACAAAGGGGAAGGGAACCTCAGTTTCATACCTGCCTGAAATCTCCAAGGTCCCAGACCTTACTctgttcctaaataaaatttacaaggGACAGACCACAGGGTGAGCAATGCATCCTGACTCCCAGGTTTAGCTGTCCCTTGATCTTGGGCAAGATAGGATGGCTGGTCACCCAACAGCATGCATAGAAGCTATAGACTATGTGATACTAAACAGCAGGAgagtaaaaaaatacattttaaaagtagattTAAAAGTGGAGTGAAAACAAATCCCATCAGCTAGAGGATTCTCAGAAAGAAACACCTTTCACAGTTAAAAAGATTCTGGAGTAAGAAGGTCTTTAAATCCTAGCTTTTGCCTCCGTTTCCTCTTCTGCCAAATAAGGATAAAAACAGTTATCTCCCAACAAGAACAAGAGTAGTGAaccaagataaataataaatgaaatgggCTAAGAACTGTCCTAGCACACAATAAAACATCAATATTTATTAGCTGTtaattcttcccctctccccgaccctgatttcctttttcttctatctaGATATCTGGGAAGGCTTGCTGGTCATAAATCCCAAATGAAAGTTTACTTTGCTTTTGAGTAAAATAGTGTGATGAAATATCACGCTATACCctataagtatatataattacCATATACctttttaagataaatatttggaaagtgggctgtggggaaaataaaatggCCAAATCTGACATCCAGCTCTGCTTTGGAGCAGCAGGGTCACTGCGGGACTACAGCCTGCTCTTAGTCCAGGTGTCCCTATCCCCTGAGTCGCGAGAGGACCCAGATGACAGATGTGCGGCGCTGGGCCATGATACCCCATCGTCAGCAGACCCTTGGCTTCACCCTGCAGGGCGAAGAGCACCATCAGGCTGCCTACAGTGAAGGACCAGCTCTGCTCTCCAGCTCCCCGGGCTGGGACTGTCCACCGTGCATCCGCCTGCTTTCCCGCTCTTGGGGCTTAGGCAGTCCACAGTGCACCGCCCGCTCTGCTCTCCCGCGCCCCGGGGCTCGGGCCTCGCACCGGACACCGCCCGTTCTGCTCTCCCGCTCACGGGGCTCGGACTGTGCACGTGCACCACCTGCTCCGCTCTCCCGGACCCCGGGGCTCGGACTGTGCACCGGACACCGCTGCCTCTGCTCTCCCGCTCCCGGGCCCCGCGACCTTCCTCCCCGGCCTCCGCTTCCTCACGGTGAACACGGCGCCGGACACCCACCCGCGGCCTGCGGAGGGCCAACGCGAGCACGCGCACACCCCGCCGCAGCCAACGGGCCTCGGGCTTCCCGCACCCAGCGCAAGGCCGCGCCGCGGTCCCCGGGGGGAGGCAGCCCAGGACCACGAAGGTCCCGGCTTATGGCCCAGGTGCCCAGGGCGCCCCGAGGACCAAGCCCGAGCTGCGACCCCCGCCCTAGCCCGCCCAGGCCGCGCCGGCCGCCCGCTGCCCCAGCGCTGCACTCACCGCCTTCTTCATGGTGGCCGCCATCTTGGGGCCGCACCACCCGGCGCGGCGGGGAGGGCGGCTGTGGTGCGCGTCTCCCCGTGCCCGCGCTCACTCTCTCGCTGCGAGCCCGGAGCGCTGCTTGAAATACAACGCAGTCTCCACATTCCTTCCTATAGGATCCCTTACCCACAATTCCTCACAGCTGGGACTCAGGGTGCAGATGAACCCTGGAAGGACTTGGTACATGCCAATTAAAGGGACAGGCAACGCCCTGTGAACCGACAGGAACGGGGGCGTGGCGCTCGGCTGCCGAAACCCGCCGTGGGCAGCAGGGGGCGCGCCGGGCGGGGCCGCCAGGGCCGGGCAGGTTCCTGTTCATCACCTAAAAAGGAGCTTGGCTCGAGGGAAATCCAGAGGGCGCAGAGGAGGTGGCGCTCCTGTAATTTATTCAGCAATACCGGTGAAAAATTCCGGCACACTCACACCAGTGCCTCCGATTCGTAATGGTGTTCTTAGCTCAGCCTAGATGCTTCTGAAGTTCCTCTGCCCAAAGTTCGAGCTTTCAAGACGAGGAACTGCTGCTGGCTCAGCGTTACTACCACCTCCCTCTATAACACTATTGGTGCTGTCTTTTTAGACGTCGGCATCCATTTCGGATGTGTAGACCCTGGAAAGTGCCCTGGAGAGAAGGGTGACCGTGGTCAGAAGCCACCCTAGCCTGGATCTTTGAGAGCAGAGCCGAGGCAAAGGTTTAGATGCGTCTGCTTCGCTATGGAGTGCAGTCGCCGGCAGCAGAAGGAGGGGCAGGCGCACAGCGCACAGGGAAGGCAGCACAGCCAACAGCACCGAGCTGACCTTGGCTTGGGCTCAAGCACAGACAGAGGCTTTGTCTTTGGGGACTGTCCTCTAAGAGACTCTAAGAGAACGTTTTACGCATGACTCAGGAAGGTCTAGTCAGGGAAAATGGGGAAGACTCTCAGTTCCCTCTTCCCATTCAAAGGCTAGACCTTTCCATCTGAGCAGGTTGCTCACCCACAGCTGATCCCATAGCCTCCCTGACCTAAGCAGCCTACAGGGACACCCTGGGTGGAAGTGGAAGGTGTGAGGATCTAAGCGCAAGGCACTGGAATAAGGAACCCTCCCGGGGAAGAGGTGTCTCTGGAGAAGGGTCAGAGAAGTTTCTGGAGAGAAGGGGGAGCTCTAACAGAAAAGCATCTCAGTTCACTGGCGTAGAAAGACAGCTTTAGAGGCAAAGCAAGGTACACAtattgaagagagagagaagccttCGGGAGTTCcgggctcttcttttaaaggcaTCTTGGTGAGGGGTGGGTGTGGGGAGGTATGTGGGATTGATATCTGCTGGTGATCTCAAGACAGTTTCTGGTGGTCTGGTCAATCTTCTTAGACTGATGTGGGCTTCATTATCCTGGGTAGATACGGCTGTTTCCCTAAATTATAGAATTCtcaaaatatcatttcttttacataatttaCTGGGGATGGTTAATTCACAGTACTCTGGTAGATTTACACATTTTCCAGGAATTTGGGATAAAGGACCTGGGAAAGATACTGGTGACACAGGCTTGGAAAAGTTTAcagaatttctaaattaaaatcttctttctttatccttcctttatgtctcctttctacctatttcttatttcttccatcCTATCTCAGAGCAGCTGTTAGTCCAGATGTCCCCATCCTGAGTCGCAAGAGGACCGCAACTGCACGCCCGAAGTTGGCCATGGCCCATGTGCAGCTGTCCACTGCAGGAGCCACTGGAGTATAGCAGGTGGCCAGAGATGGGAGGACAAAGGCAGGTGAAACTGAAAGGATCTAAAGCAACACAACATAAGAATCAACTGATACAGAGGCCCATAAAGCGGATTCAGAAAATCAGCTTATGATGTATGGAAGAGAGATCCACAGATTCCTTTAGGCATTTAAAATTACATGGGGCCAGAGGCTAACATGCTGTGCTACTGAGGAGTACTAAGAAGCCTTTCCATCCGAGGCTGCTTGTCACAATAAGTCCTCAACACCCCTGTCCCTCCTTAACTGTTTCTCCAGCTGAAAAATGGCACCAGAAAGTGCCTGGGTCCAAGGACAGAAGGGCTGAGGGTGGCTTATGTAACAGGGATCACAGTCTCATGTAACAAGTGATATGGGGTAAGGGACGGCTGGGCTGGATCAGTAGCTCAAAAAGTCATGGCTTTCATCAGAAGCTCAGGTTTTG from Ictidomys tridecemlineatus isolate mIctTri1 chromosome 5, mIctTri1.hap1, whole genome shotgun sequence includes:
- the Pfdn4 gene encoding prefoldin subunit 4 isoform X1 gives rise to the protein MAATMKKAAAEDVNVTFEDQQKINKFARNTSRITELKEEIEVKKKQLQNLEDACDDIMLADDDCLMIPYQIGDVFISHSQEETQEMLEEAKKNLQEEIDALESRVESIQRVLADLKVQLYAKFGSNINLEADES
- the Pfdn4 gene encoding prefoldin subunit 4 isoform X2, whose protein sequence is MLADDDCLMIPYQIGDVFISHSQEETQEMLEEAKKNLQEEIDALESRVESIQRVLADLKVQLYAKFGSNINLEADES